The Peribacillus simplex genome contains the following window.
CCATACCTGGCACACAAGGAAAAAGACTCTTTTTTTTCAGAGTCTAATAAACATTCCTATTCACGATCAACGCCACCAATTCTTCGACAGACGGCTCTTTGGGCATCATATCTTGTGCAAATCCATAGTCTTCAAGTCTTTTGCCGGTGCTTTTCCCGATTACCCCGATGGAGGCTTGATTTAGCAGCGCTTCAATATCCACGTCTGCCTTGTTCCCGTATTCCATCAGCATATCCACTGAATGCTGATTCGAAAAAAGTACCGTATCGACTTCTTTTCCGTCCAGCATTCCCGGAAGGATTTCAAGGAATCTTTCATCAACAAATTTATCGATGGATTGAAAATAAGCTTCTGCCCCATATTCCGAATTTTGTTCCTGTTCCCTATCTCCAATTACCAACAGTGTTCCAGTTTCCTCCATCTCGGATTTGAGCTTGGCCATCAGTCCGCGTTGTTGTAAAACTTTCTTCGATTTCCTCGATAATACATAAAGTTCCGAAGAAATCCGGCGGTAATCAATGGCATATTCAGCTAGTAAATCTAAGAACCCATGGACACTTTCGGGTGAAGTGAAGAGAATTCGATCATACAAAAGAAACGAGAGCAGCTGACTTTCTTCAATTTTCACTTTTGTCGCATTCCATTTAGGAAACTCAATGATATCACCGCCAAGTTCATGCAGGGCTTCTGCCAATGAACTCTTTGCCGTCCCGGTCCGGGCCACTAAAAATCGTTGTCCATAAAGAGGCTTGTTTTCGAACCATTGCAGTTTGCCCCTTAGTGAAATGATATCTCCTATCAAGGTGACCGCCGGATTGCCAAGCGACCTTTCACATACCCTTTCGACGATATCGTCCAAGGTCCCCTCGACCGTTTCCTGTCTTCCATATGTGCCCCATTGAATGA
Protein-coding sequences here:
- the cobA gene encoding uroporphyrinogen-III C-methyltransferase translates to MNKGKVYFVGAGPGDVGLITVKGQKAIEKADVILYDRLLNPKLLEAATLDCELIYCGKKPYTNGISQGEINELLVSKAMAGHRVVRLKGGDPAVFGRVGEEAGSLKEQGIPFEVIPGVTSGIAASMYAGVPVTHRDYGRSFAMVTVHDQTKKDIDWNGLVNSMDTVAFYMGVANLPYIRENLINHGKPGNTPALVIQWGTYGRQETVEGTLDDIVERVCERSLGNPAVTLIGDIISLRGKLQWFENKPLYGQRFLVARTGTAKSSLAEALHELGGDIIEFPKWNATKVKIEESQLLSFLLYDRILFTSPESVHGFLDLLAEYAIDYRRISSELYVLSRKSKKVLQQRGLMAKLKSEMEETGTLLVIGDREQEQNSEYGAEAYFQSIDKFVDERFLEILPGMLDGKEVDTVLFSNQHSVDMLMEYGNKADVDIEALLNQASIGVIGKSTGKRLEDYGFAQDMMPKEPSVEELVALIVNRNVY